One window of Leguminivora glycinivorella isolate SPB_JAAS2020 chromosome 9, LegGlyc_1.1, whole genome shotgun sequence genomic DNA carries:
- the LOC125229519 gene encoding thymosin beta isoform X2 yields the protein MACSVDAPSLKDLPKVATDLKSQLEGFNTSCLKDVDTNEKIVLPSAEDVATEKTQKSLFDGIEKFDATRLKHTETQEKNPLPDKDVVAAEKAHQNLLEGVEHFDKAQMKHATTEEKNPLPPQEAIEAEKEKNKFLNGIENFDPTKLKHTETCEKNPLPTKDIIEQEKTA from the exons ATGGCCTGCTCAGTCGACGCCCCCTCCCTGAAGGATTTGCCGAAGGTGGCCACAGACCTCAAGAGCCAGCTCGAGGGTTTCAACACCAGCTGCCTCAAGGACGTCGACACCAATGAGAAGATCGTGCTGCCATCTGCTGAAG ATGTTGCCACAGAGAAAACTCAAAAGTCCCTGTTCGACGGCATTGAGAAGTTCGATGCCACAAGGCTGAAACACACAGAGACGCAGGAAAAGAACCCGCTTCCTGACAAAGATG TTGTGGCTGCGGAGAAGGCGCATCAAAATCTCCTGGAAGGCGTGGAACACTTCGACAAAGCTCAGATGAAGCACGCAACTACAGAAGAAAAGAATCCCTTGCCGCCACAAGAAG CTATCGAGGCGGAGAAGGAAAAGAACAAATTCCTTAATGGTATCGAGAACTTTGACCCCACCAAGCTGAAGCACACGGAGACGTGCGAGAAGAACCCTCTGCCCACTAAGGACATCATCGAGCAGGAGAAGACCGCCTAA
- the LOC125229519 gene encoding thymosin beta isoform X3, whose amino-acid sequence MACSVDAPSLKDLPKVATDLKSQLEGFNTSCLKDVDTNEKIVLPSAEDIAQEKLHTALLQGVEQFQPSALRKTETVEKVVLPNALDVATEKTQKSLFDGIEKFDATRLKHTETQEKNPLPDKDAIEAEKEKNKFLNGIENFDPTKLKHTETCEKNPLPTKDIIEQEKTA is encoded by the exons ATGGCCTGCTCAGTCGACGCCCCCTCCCTGAAGGATTTGCCGAAGGTGGCCACAGACCTCAAGAGCCAGCTCGAGGGTTTCAACACCAGCTGCCTCAAGGACGTCGACACCAATGAGAAGATCGTGCTGCCATCTGCTGAAG ACATCGCCCAAGAGAAGCTACACACAGCTCTTCTACAAGGTGTAGAACAGTTTCAACCCTCAGCCCTAAGGAAAACAGAGACGGTCGAAAAAGTTGTGCTACCTAACGCTCTAG ATGTTGCCACAGAGAAAACTCAAAAGTCCCTGTTCGACGGCATTGAGAAGTTCGATGCCACAAGGCTGAAACACACAGAGACGCAGGAAAAGAACCCGCTTCCTGACAAAGATG CTATCGAGGCGGAGAAGGAAAAGAACAAATTCCTTAATGGTATCGAGAACTTTGACCCCACCAAGCTGAAGCACACGGAGACGTGCGAGAAGAACCCTCTGCCCACTAAGGACATCATCGAGCAGGAGAAGACCGCCTAA
- the LOC125229519 gene encoding thymosin beta isoform X1, with amino-acid sequence MACSVDAPSLKDLPKVATDLKSQLEGFNTSCLKDVDTNEKIVLPSAEDIAQEKLHTALLQGVEQFQPSALRKTETVEKVVLPNALDVATEKTQKSLFDGIEKFDATRLKHTETQEKNPLPDKDVVAAEKAHQNLLEGVEHFDKAQMKHATTEEKNPLPPQEAIEAEKEKNKFLNGIENFDPTKLKHTETCEKNPLPTKDIIEQEKTA; translated from the exons ATGGCCTGCTCAGTCGACGCCCCCTCCCTGAAGGATTTGCCGAAGGTGGCCACAGACCTCAAGAGCCAGCTCGAGGGTTTCAACACCAGCTGCCTCAAGGACGTCGACACCAATGAGAAGATCGTGCTGCCATCTGCTGAAG ACATCGCCCAAGAGAAGCTACACACAGCTCTTCTACAAGGTGTAGAACAGTTTCAACCCTCAGCCCTAAGGAAAACAGAGACGGTCGAAAAAGTTGTGCTACCTAACGCTCTAG ATGTTGCCACAGAGAAAACTCAAAAGTCCCTGTTCGACGGCATTGAGAAGTTCGATGCCACAAGGCTGAAACACACAGAGACGCAGGAAAAGAACCCGCTTCCTGACAAAGATG TTGTGGCTGCGGAGAAGGCGCATCAAAATCTCCTGGAAGGCGTGGAACACTTCGACAAAGCTCAGATGAAGCACGCAACTACAGAAGAAAAGAATCCCTTGCCGCCACAAGAAG CTATCGAGGCGGAGAAGGAAAAGAACAAATTCCTTAATGGTATCGAGAACTTTGACCCCACCAAGCTGAAGCACACGGAGACGTGCGAGAAGAACCCTCTGCCCACTAAGGACATCATCGAGCAGGAGAAGACCGCCTAA
- the LOC125229796 gene encoding uncharacterized protein LOC125229796: protein MPQPDITNPDYIKFFIESCEKTARLRQKWNTIHQEKLMQAAVLTRPDKNLTDIDVIKQNMIGGLAATTRDFVSSGYNRRRTPIHDAKTIPGIESLRKEHAIPAIGLGDPKDDPRLGRPDTDLSPDPIMKPVDPALTEVLFKPKPFFGRVVYLNKRTKIKPEDRYYFAEKSGWDYGWRLKDTPFGRVIAPQHGNVYRLFRDQMSRVGPQPDPYYYKEPEKTMVGPCD from the exons ATGCCGCAACCAGACATCACAAATCCGGACTATATAAAGTTCTTTATAGAGAGCTGTGAGAAAACAGCGAGACTCCGACAGAAATGGAACACTATACACCAGGAGAAACTTATGCAGGCGGCTGTTCTTACCCGGCCTGATAAAAACCTTACAGACATCGATGTTATTAAGCAGAATATGATTGGTGGATTGG CTGCAACAACTCGCGACTTCGTATCATCAGGCTACAACCGACGTCGCACCCCTATCCACGACGCCAAAACCATCCCCGGCATAGAATCCTTACGAAAAGAACACGCAATCCCAGCCATAGGTCTCGGAGACCCAAAGGATGATCCGAGACTCGGCCGTCCGGATACGGACCTGAGCCCGGATCCGATTATGAAGCCGGTGGATCCGGCGCTTACGGAGGTTCTGTTTAAACCGAAACCGTTTTTTGGGCGAGTTGTGTATCTAAATAAGAGGACCAAGATTAAGCCGGAGGACAG ATATTACTTCGCCGAAAAAAGCGGCTGGGACTACGGCTGGCGCCTCAAAGACACTCCATTCGGCCGCGTCATCGCCCCACAGCACGGCAATGTGTATCGCTTGTTCCGAGACCAAATGAGTCGTGTTGGACCTCAGCCGGACCCGTACTATTATAAGGAGCCGGAGAAAACTATGGTGGGGCCTTGTGATTAA